ctgccacaagatgtgatgatgatcACTGGCTTAGATGCTTCTAAAAAGGAGATGGTCACTGAGTATTACTCAGTGTTACTCAGAAAATAGTAACTGAGcagaagagacaccttttaaagtggcgattctcttatatttagcaagaggagggcgactgtccctctccaaccccagcacagcacccctccagtggctgttgtccttcttatgtttctctttctattgtgagccctttgggggcagggggccatcttatttctgtattatttcttttttctatgtaaaccgctttgagaactttggttgaagagcagtatataagtattagtCGTTGTCGTCGTCGTCACATTGGTAATTTAgagcctccagattcagaggcagtctacctccgaGCACCAGTTGCTGGGAAACAGTTGCAGGTGAGGGGcatcttgcttgctttttttctgCAAGAATATGGcagagcctttcccagctctacagaATTAATTAGACAATTGCACTTTTCTGGTGCAGCTTGAGCCCAAAGACAAATGGCAGATTTTGGCTTCTGCGTTGTAGCTGCAAAATGAAGAATCAGCTTCAGCCGAATCATTCGCTGTGGTGGTTCATCCGCTCCCTAGGATAGAGTCTCTGCCCCTTTCCTGCATCAATCCTGCACCATTCGTTTGCTAATAACCGGCCACTGCAGCAGCCTGGTTCTGGGAATAGGTTGGGTCCCAACAACAAATTGATTTTGATGGTGTGCCCTCTTCTGGCAACATCTGAGCACTGCAGCGGTCTGGAGGCAAAACATTGTGCTGATTCACGCTCTTAatctttggaggaagagagcATCCCAACTTCCCCCAGGTTCCTTGTGCCTTTTCAGCTGTTTAacaagcagatgaagcttttcctCGAATggacacaggggtgtagcaaggctggagtgggccctgagaccagattttaaaataggccccccgctcactgaagctcagctcatgaagtcaagaaatcttaaatgagcctATATATATACCgcgtttccccgaaaataagacagtgtcttatattaattttagcccccaaaaatgcactagggcaattagcggtacatcagaaattactgctaggtcttactttcggggaaacagaacatcatcctaaattattttttaaaaggttttgtaaattgtggacaatgcaagtcatttaacggtacggtagctccaggtcttaacactcacatcagtttcagaggatgaatacaactgaaggaagcccgggcgggtgcgtggctgggggagtcagtcatgtgactaacctcgggggggcccccaaggcagtgggcccccagacaactgcctccccttgccctatgatagttacgcccctgaatggaCATGCAGCAAATTTTCAAGAGGCTCCCCCTGTTGGATTTTGGCCTGTCAGGGAGCTATTAAAAGCATAGACGCTCTGCTACCGTCAAAAGTTGATAACCCTAGTTATCTAACTATCCATGTGGGGAGGGGCTCAGGGGAATTGTCCCGACATGGATAGTTTCCTTTAGAAGGAAGACAAAAAAGGCATTAGAGAGATGTAGGGTTTCGGgtgtaaaaaaacacaccacgtttatttacaaatgtacagGCTGAGAGGAAATGATTGCAGCACCAAGCACAGGCAAAGAGGACCTCAAGGCAGTATTCAAGGCAGGCCCAGATCCGAACAATTGCAGAGCGCCTCCAAAGTGCTTCGGTTACACCTCTCGTCCCTTAAAGCAGCCAAGATCTCCGGATGTCCAATGTTCATAACAAGTATGTCTGTAAGTCAAGTACGATCATTCATTTTAATGTAGCGTTTCAATTTTTGCTCGACACTGAGGAGTATTTCAGACCTTCCGGCTTTTGAATCTCAAGGCAATGCAGTATCCGCTTCTTCGGCAGATGATCTGTCCTTCTGAGTCTCTACAGTAGGAAATGAGGATGAGGCTGTTGCTCATGgttgagcatttgctttgcatgcagaaggtcccatgttcaactCCTGATATCTCCAGATAGACCctggtctgaaaccctggagagtttaGACAATCCTTAGCTAGACAAACCattgttctgactcagtataaggccatttcctatgttcctaagaagagccctgctagatcaggctaaGGGTCCATCCAGACCAgtctcctgtttccaacagaggACAGCCAGATCCAACTAGGAAGCCCATAAACTGGGCACAAAGACAACAACCTTCTCCTGCTGCCCGCTCTCAGCAACTGCTGTTGAgagattttattcattcattcattcattcattcattcgatttatatactgcccttccagaaaatggctcagggcggtttacaacaaaataaaaacaattaaaaccagtcaacaattaaaatcaaaactaaaaaaaacagaGCAGATAGACTGCCTTGGAACCTGGAGTTTCCATTCTCATGgctactactgtatttaccctTTTAGAAGACGACCCTGAATGGAAGACAACCCCATTAAAAATCGGTTAGACACAGAtgatacctgtatttacccaaaagaaacagcactccgaatttaagatgacccactAATTTCTAActtgaaaaaaaaaaaccctagtctttgattcaggtaaacacaGAAACCATGGCTTCTTTAGTCCTCATTCATGAATTAGTCTAACCCCCTTTTCAGTGGCCTCTGAGCCGCTGGctaacaccacatcttgtggtggcTCCTTCAATAACTATGCACTGGGTTGAAGAAATCCTTTGGTCTCTTTGGAATCTACTGCACATTCATTTCGGTGGGTGACTCCCAACAACTTCTATCTCGTGTCAGAAGAAAGGGAGAACAAATTTCTCTCCCTGTCCACTCTTTCGACATGGTGCCTAATTAAATAAACATCTACCCTGTCTCTCCCTCATCATGCTTAGagaacgcaggaagctgccttataccgagtcagactatctagctcagtattgtctacccagactggcagtgtcttctccaaggttgcaggcaggagtctcagccaggggcgtagctactattgggtgactgggttcaaagaacctgggccaccggccctcaggggccgcgccttgcTGCCtcaacatgccccccgcatctgatgttagacatgggggcgtggctaacccctgcatctgacatcagacatagggggctggacacaggccaccgCCGGCCTGGCTCCACTactgctctcagccctatcttggcgatgccaggaagagaaattggaaccttctgcatgcacgcatgcaggtgctcttcccagagcggccccttcccctaaagcagtggtccccaacctgggagcctccagatgttgctgaactccaactcccatcagccccagctacaacttattgtggtccagcaacatctggaggctcccagtttgggagccACTGTCCGAAGGGGacttatcttacagtgcttgcacgtgtagcctcccatccaaaagcaaacctgggcagcccctgcttaggaATGGGGCAATGCATGCTCGCTGCCacgggaccagctctcctcccacttcccCCTCTGTGTGGGCTTGTAACGGAATTCATTTCCTCCAAATTTATTTGAGCATCGTACGATGCCTCATGTGGTTTATTTATGACTCTCCGCCACAAGGAGCTCACTCAGAGGTGTGTGCATGGTTGCCCTAGTTAACCTGACATTCTGGAGGagtgaaatgcaaaccagggtttgcatttggatgggtaaatacatgtgagcaatgtctgctgtaagatattcagtggtagagctctcctcccatatgatattcagtggtagagctctcctctccttgcatacagaaggtctcaggttcaacccctggcagcatcttcaggtagggctgggagagacgcccacctgaaatcctgaagagccGCTGCTTGTcagctaagctagatggaccgagtgtctgacttggtataaggccgctTTCTATGAAGGCCAGAAACCAATGCATGGAAGGAACCCAAATAATCCGGATGGGGGAAATCCTCTCATTGATAGAAAAATTACACGTCCCTTTGGTAAATTAAGCACACTCCTCACAGCCTAAATCAGCAGTGGGAATCTAGCGGAAACAAAAGAATTAAGATGACTTCCCTTTGGCCTTTAAGCATTGATGTTATACAGAAAACTAAATGGCACACTTAAGAGGGAAGCCACTTGGGTAGCTCATCTGGGTTTTTTCGGGGCTGTTCTCCGTCTGCGAGACACAGCCTTGTAACCGCGAGGCCAGCGGGGGGCAGACTCAATGACAAGGTGCTTGACGTTCCCTTTGCCCTTACTCCAGAGGAAGATCAAGAGAAAACAAATGCTGACGGAGCAGAGAAAGGGCACAAACCCAATGGCCAGGACCCCCACCATGGTGCCAATGTCAAGGAAGAAGGGGTGGAAGGCATCTGAGGCATTGAGAAGGCTGAGGTTGTTCCAGAGGAAGGAGTCGTTCCAAAGTGGAGTGGAGGCATGGACGTGGAGATGGGCTACCAGGGTGTCGTTGCCAGCAATGTTGCTTGCGACGCAGCGGTATGGCCCGCTGTCCTGAAGCAACGCGTGCCGGATCTCCAACGTGCCGTTGGGAAGGACGTGGATCCGACCCTTCTGCCTGGCATGGAACGGGATCTTCCGAGGAGACAGCCAGGAAACGGTGGGTGGAGGATCTCCTTCACTTTTGCAAGTCAACGTTGCCTGTCCACCTTCTTCAACGCTGACGGCCTGAGGTGTCTTGTCCCTAATCTCGGACTTTCGACAAGTGAAATGGCCGGGCAGGATCTCTGAGAATTCttggaagactttcccttctacCGTCAAGGGGGTGGCGCAGGCTGGTTGCTGGGCTTCAAAATTCAGCCTTCTCCGCCTCCGGACGATCCACAGAAGGCGGCAGTCACAAGCCAGAGGGTTTCCATCCAAGCGGAGGACCTCTAGGTTCCCCACAGAGTGGAAGACACTTTCCTCGAGGGTTTGCAAGTCATTGCCAGAGACATTGAGGAGACGGAAGTGGTTGAGGCCCTGGAAAGCTTTGGCCTGTATCGTGACCAGCCGGCCGCCTGTGAGATGGAACTCCTGAAGCCTCAAGAGGTCTACCAGCCTCCTCCCGTGGATCATAGAGATGGGGTTGTGAGAGAGGTCGAGGAACCGCAGGTAGGCCAAGTGCTTGATGGCCTCATAAGGGATGACGCTGAGATTGCAGCTGGTGATGGACAAGGAGGTGATGTTTAAGTCAGAGAGGCTGCGGGGCGCCAGAGCAGTCAGGAACGGCCACCGGTGGATCTCCAGGACCTTCAGGTGGGGCAGTTTCTGGAAGGAGTGGTCGGGAATGATGCTGATGTTCAGGACCTTGAACCTGAGCTCCACGAGGTGGCAAAGGAGAGAGAGCGCCTGCGTTGGGATGCCGGTCAGGTTGCATTTCTCCAAGGTGAGCTGCCGCAGCCCCTGGAGGCCGCTGAACGCTCGGTCGGAAACCAAGACCAGGTGGTTGTCTCCGGCCTCCAGCTTCTTGAGGTTGGAGAGGTCTTGGAAGGAGTAGTCCATGAAGACAACGATCTTGTTCTCGCTGATGTCCAGGACCGTGAGGTTGGGGAGCCCCGTGAAGAAGTCGGCCAGGATGATCTTCAGCCGGTTGCGCTTCAGCCGGAGGGTCATCAGCTTCTGAAGGCCGTTGAAGGCCCCAGGCTCGATGTTGGAGAGGAAGTTCCGGCTCAGGTCCAGCTCCTTCAAGGCCCGGAGGCGGGAGAACATCCCCTGGTGGAGGGTGCGGAGGCGGTTGTGGCTCAAGTCCAGGAACTCGGAATCGGGAGGGATGCCACCGGGCACGGCTGTCAGGTGCCGGCCGTTGCAGGAGACCACCTTGTCCTGGGACAAGCAGTTGCATCTCGAAGGGCAACTCCAGCCAGACTCCACCAAGAGGGCCactgggatgaggaggaggaggaggaggggccagaAGCACATCCAGGTTAGAGGAGCATCCAGCAGGGTCCTGGCAGCCATCTTGCGTGTTCCTTGTGGGGggacacaaagagagagagagagcgagagagagcgcacaaTTTGCAGTTAGAAAGCTGGGGGAAACTGGGACATCCCCAGATGATCCCCAGATGGTCTGCTGACAAAGAAAAAACCCATTTCGCTGCGGGAGAAAGAGGCTAGTCTAGTTAGCGCTAGTAGGTTCAGAAAACCCAGCAGACTCTTTTCTTGGTCTTCCAACTTCGGGTGTCGCTAAGTGTAGACTGTCCATTTGGCCGTGTTGGCCATTACTCAGCTGTCGtcactagggaggagagctggacttgtggttcTAGTGAAACTTGCTATAACACAACGAAGAAACTTGCTATTACAATAATAACTATTATATTTTGTTTAGGgaccaaacaaaacaaagcctTGACCTCGCCTCGGACATGATCCACATTcactggtcctgtggtagctagcatgaattccccccttagctaagcatctgcaagacagggctgagagttgtgcctgcaattttggagaagccactgccagtttgtgtagacaatactgagctaggtggaccaagggtctggcttggtataaggcagcttcttatgttccacccTCCTACGACCAAGAGTGTTATTTTTCAGATTATTTTGTGTGAGTAAGAtttcagtggtgtgtgtgtgtgagtgatcaAACGTACAGCATGGTTCAAAGGCTCAGTGTGATGCAGTGGTTAGAGGATCAGAGTAGGAGatgcagggagacctgggtttaaCTCCTTAATTAAATGTTGCTCTCTGTGTGACCCTTTGCCAGGCACTTCCTCTGTTTGCCTGAGCaatatcacagggttgttgtgcggataaAACCGGCGAGCAGCAAAGAACCACAAATACAGTCCCCCGAGCTCACTGGGAGACCTCGGGCCaatcgctctctctctcagcttaacctacctcacagggctgttgttgtGGCGATGAAAGGAGGCGTGGGGAGTATGCCAACCCGTGCTTCTTGAGGAACGGGCAGAGATCTGCCCTTGTGCACGGAAAAGGAAACAAATGCATATATTTCAGGGTCTGCTTGCGAGGGTCTCTGAAGAGCATCTGTGGGGATCCTTTTCCTTGTGTAGCAATGTGTGAATATGCGAGACTGCCTTATACTGCTCAGCCTGAGCTCAGAATGGACCTCCTCTCTGCTGATCTCAGCAGAGAGGAGACCGACTCGACTCGGAGACCTTCTATATGCGAAGCAGGCGCTCCACCCCTGGACCTTGGCTTGTCCCCACTGTCTGCATGCAGTCTGGTTTATCCCAATTCAGGCCCTTGGGGGGGCAGTTCTTTGGGGCAGGGGATCTTTCTTAGCcccccctggagatgccagtgggttgaatctgggacctttgcTTACAAAGCAGATGCAAAgcctgctcaatttcggccctcctgcagatgttggcctacagctcccataatccctggctattagccactgtggctggggatgatgggagtt
The Hemicordylus capensis ecotype Gifberg chromosome 14, rHemCap1.1.pri, whole genome shotgun sequence genome window above contains:
- the LINGO4 gene encoding leucine-rich repeat and immunoglobulin-like domain-containing nogo receptor-interacting protein 4 isoform X2 produces the protein MAARTLLDAPLTWMCFWPLLLLLLIPVALLVESGWSCPSRCNCLSQDKVVSCNGRHLTAVPGGIPPDSEFLDLSHNRLRTLHQGMFSRLRALKELDLSRNFLSNIEPGAFNGLQKLMTLRLKRNRLKIILADFFTGLPNLTVLDISENKIVVFMDYSFQDLSNLKKLEAGDNHLVLVSDRAFSGLQGLRQLTLEKCNLTGIPTQALSLLCHLVELRFKVLNISIIPDHSFQKLPHLKVLEIHRWPFLTALAPRSLSDLNITSLSITSCNLSVIPYEAIKHLAYLRFLDLSHNPISMIHGRRLVDLLRLQEFHLTGGRLVTIQAKAFQGLNHFRLLNVSGNDLQTLEESVFHSVGNLEVLRLDGNPLACDCRLLWIVRRRRRLNFEAQQPACATPLTVEGKVFQEFSEILPGHFTCRKSEIRDKTPQAVSVEEGGQATLTCKSEGDPPPTVSWLSPRKIPFHARQKGRIHVLPNGTLEIRHALLQDSGPYRCVASNIAGNDTLVAHLHVHASTPLWNDSFLWNNLSLLNASDAFHPFFLDIGTMVGVLAIGDSEGQIICRRSGYCIALRFKSRKV
- the LINGO4 gene encoding leucine-rich repeat and immunoglobulin-like domain-containing nogo receptor-interacting protein 4 isoform X1 translates to MAARTLLDAPLTWMCFWPLLLLLLIPVALLVESGWSCPSRCNCLSQDKVVSCNGRHLTAVPGGIPPDSEFLDLSHNRLRTLHQGMFSRLRALKELDLSRNFLSNIEPGAFNGLQKLMTLRLKRNRLKIILADFFTGLPNLTVLDISENKIVVFMDYSFQDLSNLKKLEAGDNHLVLVSDRAFSGLQGLRQLTLEKCNLTGIPTQALSLLCHLVELRFKVLNISIIPDHSFQKLPHLKVLEIHRWPFLTALAPRSLSDLNITSLSITSCNLSVIPYEAIKHLAYLRFLDLSHNPISMIHGRRLVDLLRLQEFHLTGGRLVTIQAKAFQGLNHFRLLNVSGNDLQTLEESVFHSVGNLEVLRLDGNPLACDCRLLWIVRRRRRLNFEAQQPACATPLTVEGKVFQEFSEILPGHFTCRKSEIRDKTPQAVSVEEGGQATLTCKSEGDPPPTVSWLSPRKIPFHARQKGRIHVLPNGTLEIRHALLQDSGPYRCVASNIAGNDTLVAHLHVHASTPLWNDSFLWNNLSLLNASDAFHPFFLDIGTMVGVLAIGFVPFLCSVSICFLLIFLWSKGKGNVKHLVIESAPRWPRGYKAVSRRRRTAPKKPR